One Leptolyngbya sp. 'hensonii' genomic region harbors:
- a CDS encoding aminotransferase class V-fold PLP-dependent enzyme, whose amino-acid sequence MTIGINHLEQYRQQFPALANKTYFNYGGQGPMPWVALEAIREAHEQIQSRGPFTGATNEWLNQETVQTRQTIATELTVPTDTITLTENVSIGCNIILWGIDWNAGDHILLTDCEHPSVVATVQEIQNRVFVEVSVCPLRDAVDREDPIAIIREYLQPNTRLVCLSHVLWNTGQVLPLTEIVTACHSVNALVLVDAAQSVGLLPLDLTATKVDFYAFTGHKWWCGPAGLGGLYVRPDRLETLRPTFMGWRGITSTPMGDPMGWQRGGVRFEVATSDYALYAGLRAAIAVHQSWGSAQDRYQRILALSRYLWQQLRQSPGITCLRQHPPDSGLISFQLAGYEQKPYGQLHNQVVKWLESETLMVRTLRNPDCIRACVHYFTTEAEIDRLVAALSAHR is encoded by the coding sequence GTGACTATCGGCATCAACCATCTGGAGCAATACCGTCAGCAGTTTCCAGCCCTGGCGAACAAGACTTATTTCAACTACGGAGGGCAGGGACCGATGCCCTGGGTGGCCCTGGAAGCGATTCGAGAGGCCCATGAGCAGATTCAGAGCCGGGGTCCCTTCACCGGGGCAACGAATGAGTGGCTGAACCAGGAGACCGTTCAGACCCGTCAGACGATCGCCACCGAGCTGACTGTTCCAACCGATACCATCACCCTGACCGAGAATGTCTCGATCGGTTGCAATATTATCCTCTGGGGGATCGACTGGAATGCCGGGGATCATATTCTTCTGACGGACTGTGAACATCCCAGTGTGGTGGCCACTGTCCAAGAAATCCAGAACCGGGTGTTTGTGGAGGTGTCGGTCTGTCCCTTGCGGGATGCCGTGGACCGAGAAGACCCGATCGCCATCATTCGGGAGTACTTGCAGCCTAATACCCGTCTGGTTTGCCTCAGCCATGTCCTCTGGAATACGGGTCAGGTGCTTCCCCTAACCGAGATTGTGACGGCTTGCCATAGTGTAAATGCCCTGGTGCTGGTGGATGCAGCCCAATCGGTTGGCCTGCTACCGCTCGATTTGACAGCAACTAAAGTGGACTTCTATGCCTTCACCGGTCACAAGTGGTGGTGCGGTCCAGCAGGCTTGGGAGGGCTGTATGTGCGTCCAGACCGATTGGAGACTCTCAGGCCCACCTTCATGGGTTGGCGTGGCATTACCTCGACCCCTATGGGGGACCCCATGGGCTGGCAACGGGGTGGGGTCCGGTTTGAGGTCGCCACCTCAGACTATGCCCTGTATGCTGGCCTGCGGGCGGCGATCGCCGTCCATCAGTCCTGGGGCTCAGCTCAGGACCGGTATCAGCGCATCCTCGCTCTCAGCCGATATCTCTGGCAACAACTGCGGCAGAGTCCAGGGATAACTTGTCTGCGCCAGCACCCCCCTGACTCTGGGCTGATCTCCTTCCAACTGGCTGGTTATGAACAAAAACCCTATGGCCAGCTCCATAACCAGGTGGTGAAATGGCTGGAATCCGAAACTTTAATGGTGAGAACCCTGCGTAATCCAGATTGCATTCGTGCCTGTGTCCACTACTTCACAACCGAGGCTGAAATCGATCGACTAGTGGCAGCCTTGTCTGCTCACCGTTGA
- a CDS encoding glycosyl transferase, translating to MTILYVAVTNHGFGHATRAASVVAEIKRLCPEIGVVMVTTAPHWLLSAYIPDPFIHRPRALDVGVIQSDSFKMDQAATLEKLRHIRQQQATIVAGEVTFIQQNRVRLILADIPPLAAPIARAAGIPCWMMSNFGWDFIYRPWGGEFLEIADWIGDCFQQCDRLFRLPFHEPMAAFPVITEVGLTGGSPRYDLATLRTDFGLRHPPERTLLMTFGGLGLEQIPYQNLDHFPDWQFITFDRQAPDRPNLLKVLDNQYRPVDFMPLSGRVLSKPGFSTFAEACRLDLPIITLTREGFAESPLLLTGIQAQVPHRILQPQEFFQGDWAFLRQPLNSPQTFGSVPKDGNETIARSVVEYLNP from the coding sequence ATGACCATTCTCTATGTTGCTGTCACCAACCACGGGTTTGGTCACGCAACCCGTGCGGCTTCTGTGGTTGCCGAAATCAAACGGCTATGCCCTGAAATTGGGGTCGTGATGGTGACCACCGCCCCCCACTGGTTGCTGTCTGCCTATATTCCCGATCCGTTTATCCACCGTCCCCGGGCTCTGGATGTGGGGGTGATCCAGAGCGACAGCTTCAAGATGGATCAGGCGGCGACCCTGGAAAAGCTCCGTCACATTCGCCAGCAACAAGCAACGATCGTCGCAGGGGAAGTCACCTTTATTCAGCAAAATCGAGTGCGGCTGATCCTGGCCGATATCCCGCCCCTGGCCGCACCCATTGCCCGTGCTGCTGGCATTCCCTGCTGGATGATGAGTAACTTTGGCTGGGACTTTATCTACCGACCCTGGGGGGGAGAGTTTCTGGAAATAGCTGACTGGATTGGGGACTGTTTTCAGCAGTGCGATCGCCTGTTCCGCCTGCCCTTTCATGAACCCATGGCAGCCTTTCCTGTGATCACGGAGGTGGGTCTGACGGGTGGATCGCCTCGCTACGATCTGGCCACCTTAAGAACTGACTTTGGTCTGAGGCACCCCCCGGAACGGACGCTCCTGATGACTTTTGGGGGGCTGGGTCTGGAGCAGATTCCCTATCAGAACCTGGACCACTTTCCGGACTGGCAGTTCATTACCTTCGATCGTCAGGCTCCCGATCGGCCCAACTTGCTCAAAGTGCTGGACAATCAGTACCGGCCTGTGGACTTTATGCCCCTCTCTGGACGGGTCTTGTCCAAGCCAGGATTCAGTACTTTTGCCGAAGCCTGTCGCCTGGATCTGCCGATCATCACCCTGACCCGCGAAGGTTTCGCCGAATCCCCCCTTTTGCTGACAGGAATTCAGGCCCAGGTCCCCCATCGGATTCTGCAACCGCAGGAGTTCTTTCAGGGAGATTGGGCTTTCCTGCGGCAGCCCCTGAACTCCCCCCAGACGTTTGGATCAGTCCCGAAGGATGGCAATGAAACCATTGCTCGATCGGTGGTGGAATATTTGAACCCCTAG
- a CDS encoding SDR family NAD(P)-dependent oxidoreductase produces the protein MKIQGKTALVTGASRGIGRAIAIELAQQGIQRLLLIARDQQRLTEVATDLEGLEVEVIPLILDLAQPVEVNIAIAQAWRDYGPIHLLVNCAGVAHQAPFLRSRLPQVQEEVSVNLIGMYTVTRLIARRMVAQKEGVIVNVSSLMGKLAAPTMATYSATKFAILGFSQALRGELAAHNVRVVSLLPSLTDTDMVRHLQWFRGIIPMTPQQVAREFMIGLKKGSPEILVGWQSHLAVLCNRFFPRLMEKILQVTAPLPNARSRSFSRT, from the coding sequence ATGAAGATTCAAGGAAAGACTGCTCTCGTGACCGGTGCTTCCCGGGGAATTGGGCGAGCGATCGCGATAGAGTTGGCCCAGCAGGGCATTCAGCGCTTACTTCTGATAGCCCGAGATCAGCAACGACTGACAGAAGTGGCTACAGATTTGGAAGGATTGGAGGTCGAAGTGATCCCTCTGATTTTGGATCTGGCCCAGCCCGTGGAGGTCAATATTGCGATCGCCCAGGCCTGGCGAGATTACGGCCCCATCCACCTCCTGGTCAACTGTGCCGGTGTTGCCCACCAGGCTCCGTTTCTCCGATCGCGGTTACCCCAGGTCCAGGAGGAAGTTTCAGTCAACCTGATTGGAATGTATACCGTGACCCGTTTGATCGCCCGTCGGATGGTGGCTCAGAAGGAAGGTGTGATTGTGAATGTCTCCAGCCTGATGGGCAAGCTGGCTGCTCCCACCATGGCCACCTATTCCGCCACCAAGTTTGCCATCCTGGGCTTTAGCCAAGCCCTACGGGGAGAACTGGCTGCCCACAATGTCAGAGTGGTTTCCCTGCTGCCCTCCCTGACAGATACCGATATGGTGCGGCATCTGCAATGGTTTCGTGGCATTATCCCCATGACGCCTCAACAGGTGGCCAGGGAATTTATGATTGGGCTCAAGAAGGGCTCTCCAGAAATTCTGGTGGGCTGGCAAAGTCATCTGGCAGTGTTGTGCAATCGATTTTTTCCCAGACTGATGGAGAAAATTCTCCAGGTCACAGCCCCGCTACCGAATGCCCGATCCCGATCGTTTTCCCGCACCTAA
- a CDS encoding methyltransferase, TIGR04325 family produces MADAMSSINQFPKSVKRVLRNFVENTPVLADYYYYYWLYPRNPNLYRYVFSSFSEALAAVPKGALSGYDYRDLYDSRLKDLTEVEKLKPIDYPVLVWLRNAFRDSTTVLDLGGTTGYSYYAYRHFISYPKDVSWTVCEVPKIVEVGKELLNHLPAANLSYITDLAQAKDAEIFLCCGMLQYFEESLVTLLKQLPAKPRYLVINHVPLYQGETYITLQRLMMVRPQTNFVSYIPFKIQNRTQFIQDLEAYGYKLMDSWMQDRQCLIPFHPDRFVDAFHGFYFQLQ; encoded by the coding sequence TTGGCAGATGCAATGAGTAGCATAAATCAATTCCCTAAGTCAGTTAAACGAGTTCTGCGAAATTTTGTGGAAAATACACCGGTACTCGCAGACTATTATTACTATTATTGGCTATACCCTAGAAATCCTAATCTTTATCGGTATGTATTCTCTTCTTTTTCTGAGGCATTAGCTGCTGTCCCTAAAGGGGCTCTCTCAGGCTATGACTACAGGGATCTCTATGATTCAAGGCTCAAAGATCTAACCGAAGTCGAGAAGTTGAAACCCATTGACTATCCTGTACTAGTCTGGTTGAGAAATGCTTTCAGAGATAGCACCACTGTTTTGGATCTGGGTGGCACGACTGGTTATAGTTATTATGCCTATCGCCACTTCATCTCCTATCCTAAAGACGTAAGTTGGACTGTCTGCGAAGTGCCTAAAATTGTAGAAGTTGGCAAAGAACTTTTAAATCATCTTCCTGCTGCCAATTTAAGCTACATTACTGATCTTGCCCAAGCTAAAGATGCAGAAATTTTTCTCTGTTGTGGCATGTTGCAATATTTTGAAGAGTCTTTAGTTACCCTATTAAAGCAGTTACCAGCAAAACCTCGCTATCTGGTTATTAATCATGTCCCTTTGTATCAGGGTGAAACCTACATTACTCTACAGAGATTAATGATGGTCCGTCCTCAGACCAATTTTGTGTCTTATATCCCATTTAAAATTCAAAATCGAACTCAGTTCATTCAAGATTTAGAAGCATATGGTTACAAACTAATGGATAGTTGGATGCAAGATCGGCAATGCTTGATTCCATTTCACCCCGATCGATTTGTGGATGCATTCCATGGTTTTTATTTTCAGTTGCAGTAG
- a CDS encoding methyltransferase, TIGR04325 family — MPDLDRPEKITGWRNVVNMLLAMSLVKSLKQILRGFVEGTPILSDYYYYYWLFPRNPNLYRGVFSSFSAAAMAVPPKLPSGYNHAEIHNTSLKHDIDINEIHPFKPIDYPVLVWLGEIFKESSILFDLGGNTGYSYYAYRRFISYPPNVRWLICDVPEAVKVGNEFLTRFNSPGLSYTTNISDAEGTEIFFTCGTLQYLEPSLAALLSQLQTKPQHLIVHHVPFYEGEQYVTLQNLLIVDPVDKTQISSYTPYKIQNRTQFINSIVALGYELVDSWQKNRTCYIPFHPERAVDAYHGFYFRQT, encoded by the coding sequence ATGCCTGATCTCGATCGTCCTGAAAAAATTACAGGCTGGAGGAATGTCGTCAATATGCTGCTTGCTATGTCCCTGGTCAAAAGCTTGAAGCAAATTTTACGAGGGTTTGTCGAAGGAACGCCCATTCTCTCAGATTACTATTATTACTACTGGCTATTTCCCAGAAACCCAAATCTCTACCGAGGCGTTTTTTCATCTTTCTCTGCGGCTGCGATGGCTGTGCCTCCGAAATTACCTTCTGGATATAACCATGCTGAGATTCACAATACATCACTCAAGCATGATATTGATATTAATGAGATTCATCCCTTTAAGCCGATCGACTATCCAGTTCTGGTATGGCTAGGAGAGATCTTTAAAGAGAGTTCTATCCTGTTTGACTTGGGGGGGAATACAGGCTACAGCTATTATGCTTATCGTAGGTTTATTTCTTATCCGCCTAATGTACGCTGGCTCATTTGTGATGTTCCTGAAGCAGTAAAAGTCGGGAATGAATTTTTAACCCGATTCAACAGTCCAGGGTTGTCATACACCACCAATATATCTGATGCTGAAGGAACTGAAATCTTTTTCACCTGTGGCACATTGCAGTATTTAGAACCTTCTTTGGCTGCGTTATTAAGTCAACTGCAGACTAAACCTCAGCACCTAATTGTTCATCATGTCCCCTTCTACGAAGGTGAACAATACGTCACGTTGCAGAATCTCTTGATTGTTGATCCAGTCGATAAAACCCAAATTTCTTCCTATACTCCCTATAAAATTCAAAACCGCACACAATTTATTAACTCGATAGTAGCTTTGGGTTATGAATTAGTGGATAGTTGGCAGAAAAATCGAACATGTTATATCCCTTTCCATCCTGAAAGAGCTGTAGATGCTTATCATGGATTTTACTTTCGGCAGACTTGA
- a CDS encoding SAM-dependent methyltransferase, with product MESQSDQPESAKILEGVPDFVPFSAELMAAIRVWETSRPDRLFEDTFAAQFAGPLALNLVAEREKKADGVLDLLALRTRFFDDFLLAATASIQQVVILAAGLDARAFRLPLPAETQIYELDQPAVLAKKQQVLGQTQAQCHRQTISVDFTQPWVGLLIDQGYQPDVPSVWIMEGLLMYLTTAEVRELLQTIWQNAAMGSCCAADLLNVKALASEDLAAAYWRSGFDDPEGLFTSIGWAVEVLQPQEFGVSFGRIPYAVPPREVVDVPRSFWVKAKK from the coding sequence GTGGAAAGTCAATCCGATCAACCCGAATCCGCCAAAATACTAGAGGGGGTTCCAGATTTCGTCCCGTTTTCTGCAGAACTCATGGCCGCTATTCGGGTTTGGGAGACCAGCAGGCCCGATCGCCTGTTTGAGGATACTTTTGCTGCCCAGTTTGCCGGTCCTCTCGCTTTAAATCTAGTCGCGGAACGGGAAAAAAAAGCAGACGGTGTACTAGATTTGCTGGCTCTGCGTACCCGATTCTTTGACGATTTTCTCCTGGCAGCGACAGCCAGCATCCAACAGGTTGTGATTCTGGCAGCAGGGTTGGATGCGCGGGCTTTTCGCTTACCTTTACCTGCAGAGACCCAGATTTATGAATTGGATCAGCCAGCAGTCCTGGCTAAAAAACAACAGGTTTTAGGCCAGACTCAAGCTCAATGCCACCGACAGACGATCTCAGTAGATTTTACCCAGCCCTGGGTAGGGCTCCTAATTGACCAGGGATACCAGCCTGATGTTCCCTCTGTCTGGATCATGGAGGGTCTGCTGATGTATTTGACCACAGCAGAAGTCAGAGAGCTGCTCCAAACAATCTGGCAGAACGCAGCAATGGGGAGTTGCTGCGCCGCCGATCTCTTAAATGTAAAAGCATTGGCCAGTGAAGATCTGGCAGCAGCCTACTGGCGATCGGGCTTCGACGATCCAGAGGGCCTCTTCACCTCGATTGGCTGGGCCGTTGAAGTTCTACAGCCTCAGGAGTTTGGGGTCTCCTTTGGTCGTATACCTTACGCAGTCCCTC